The proteins below are encoded in one region of Ornithinimicrobium avium:
- a CDS encoding glycosyltransferase, giving the protein MPHVLWCVTSPVTARAFLRGHLQHMESRGIRTTLVCGDDGTIGEEFPSFEPWTVDREPSALADLRAARDLTRILRRLRPDTVVLGTPKAGLLGMLAAVATRVPRRIYVVHGLRYEGFTGWRRRVFQAFEVLVASGATQTVAVSPSVAASLRSFLPPLPRRRVRVIAHGSADGVDPSRFRPATADESRAVRRRLGLPADKHVVLFVGRLTGDKGLSALVRLAAVLETRSDTVLVLIGEPEPRTATEEGLVDLLTASPAVRHESRSDEVETWLRAADVLAQPTRREGMPNVILEAQFSGLAVVSCAVTGVVDAVEHDVTGVLVPWGDDGAFVDAVLDLLADPGRRLSLTQQARSRALARFDQKQVRDCWARFLLEEA; this is encoded by the coding sequence ATGCCGCATGTTCTGTGGTGCGTCACCAGTCCTGTGACCGCACGTGCTTTTCTGCGTGGGCATCTGCAGCACATGGAGAGCCGCGGTATTCGCACCACCCTGGTCTGCGGCGATGACGGCACTATCGGTGAGGAGTTCCCCTCGTTCGAGCCCTGGACGGTCGACCGCGAGCCCTCTGCGCTGGCTGACCTTCGGGCCGCCCGAGACCTGACCCGCATCCTCCGTCGCCTGCGCCCCGACACTGTCGTGCTGGGCACACCCAAAGCCGGACTGCTGGGTATGCTCGCGGCCGTCGCGACCCGCGTTCCTCGTCGCATCTACGTCGTGCATGGTCTGCGGTACGAGGGCTTCACCGGGTGGCGTCGACGCGTCTTCCAGGCATTCGAGGTGCTGGTCGCGTCCGGAGCCACGCAGACGGTCGCCGTCAGTCCGTCGGTCGCGGCGTCGCTCCGGTCCTTCCTTCCGCCATTGCCTCGTCGTCGGGTGAGGGTGATCGCGCACGGATCTGCCGACGGCGTCGACCCCTCTCGGTTCCGACCTGCCACGGCCGACGAGAGCCGGGCTGTGCGGCGCCGACTGGGCCTTCCGGCGGACAAGCACGTGGTCCTTTTCGTCGGGCGTCTGACCGGCGACAAGGGCCTGAGTGCACTCGTGCGACTCGCCGCGGTGCTCGAGACGCGGTCCGACACGGTGCTGGTGCTCATCGGCGAGCCCGAGCCGCGAACGGCGACCGAGGAAGGTCTCGTCGACCTCCTCACAGCCAGCCCCGCCGTACGGCACGAGAGCCGCTCGGACGAGGTCGAGACGTGGCTCAGGGCCGCCGACGTCCTGGCCCAGCCCACCCGGCGCGAAGGTATGCCCAACGTCATCCTGGAGGCGCAGTTCAGCGGACTGGCGGTGGTCTCCTGCGCGGTGACAGGTGTAGTCGACGCCGTCGAGCACGACGTCACGGGAGTCCTGGTCCCGTGGGGCGACGACGGCGCGTTCGTCGACGCTGTCCTCGATCTGCTCGCGGACCCGGGTCGTCGCCTCTCGCTGACCCAGCAGGCACGATCGCGTGCGCTCGCTCGTTTCGATCAGAAGCAGGTGCGCGACTGCTGGGCGCGCTTCCTCCTGGAGGAGGCATGA
- a CDS encoding acyltransferase family protein, protein MTQPVTDRTAAVARRRRADIQWLRALAVLSVVVFHAGGAGIAPGGFVGVDVFFVISGYLILRGVGQELDRNHHFDARAFLARRVMRILPMLLLVIVLTALASWLILGPIDAWTALQDLQSAALHYANVHLAAAPSGYFAADQTSPALHLWSISVEEQFYFSVVLLGLFMRTTTAKPWIAVIAGIVIVSFVLSATDGSEQAYYWPWTRAWELGVGALLGLTTRGRVRPYPALLRHGGRAVGVGMILVAVILYDASVRFPGWAALLPVLGAALAILAGNGSDEQPSGGGSGAIARLTSPGLVLGDVSYSLYLWHWPVLVLSAAALGRSTIGGSSAIVAALASVVLAVLSYHLIERPLMTSPVRKTQPSLVIAYGVAAFLVVAALLALMWSSIRTSGSDAPEPSGSVTAPPRTDWVVSVPADAVPADLTPSLTEASSAPVYDGDCLGVMNLTDKPVCWAGDTGSERDVILFGDSHAAHFVPALDTIGKERGMRVMPMVLNACPSLLIPVDHLPDGTANPYCDKWREHQLEILADSDPEVIILSNQTHLYEDLTADPDADPAQLLEEGLSGLLDRLPQGVPVVLMSDSITWPETPVNCLAEHLDDATACSLPRDHEPLYTAASYAEFVGGRENVRVVDTLDLTCADQCYALTDSLLIYQDTDHFSQAFVKWLTPALEGAIFGK, encoded by the coding sequence TTGACCCAGCCCGTGACGGATCGGACTGCCGCGGTGGCCAGACGCCGGAGGGCGGACATCCAGTGGCTCCGGGCGCTGGCGGTGCTCTCGGTCGTGGTGTTCCACGCCGGTGGCGCGGGGATCGCACCAGGCGGATTCGTCGGGGTCGACGTGTTCTTCGTCATCTCCGGCTACCTCATCCTGCGGGGCGTCGGCCAGGAGCTCGACCGAAATCACCACTTCGACGCTCGTGCGTTCCTGGCGAGGCGGGTGATGCGCATCCTGCCGATGCTGCTCCTGGTCATCGTGCTGACGGCGCTCGCCTCCTGGCTGATCCTGGGCCCGATCGACGCCTGGACGGCCCTGCAGGACCTGCAGTCGGCCGCGTTGCACTACGCCAACGTCCATCTCGCGGCCGCCCCCTCGGGCTACTTTGCGGCGGACCAGACATCGCCGGCGCTCCACCTGTGGTCCATCTCGGTGGAGGAGCAGTTCTACTTCTCCGTCGTGCTCCTGGGACTCTTCATGAGGACGACCACAGCTAAGCCGTGGATCGCGGTGATCGCCGGGATCGTGATCGTCTCCTTCGTCCTGTCGGCCACCGACGGGTCCGAGCAGGCCTACTACTGGCCCTGGACGCGCGCTTGGGAGCTCGGCGTCGGAGCGCTCCTCGGGCTGACCACCCGCGGACGCGTCCGCCCCTATCCGGCGCTGCTGCGCCACGGGGGACGAGCAGTGGGGGTGGGAATGATCCTTGTGGCCGTCATCCTGTACGACGCCTCCGTGCGGTTCCCGGGATGGGCAGCTCTCCTGCCGGTGCTCGGCGCGGCCCTGGCTATCCTTGCCGGTAATGGGTCGGACGAACAGCCCTCGGGCGGTGGCTCCGGGGCGATCGCTCGCCTGACTTCTCCGGGGCTTGTCCTGGGCGACGTTTCCTACTCGCTCTACCTCTGGCACTGGCCGGTCCTGGTGCTCTCCGCTGCCGCCCTGGGACGGAGCACCATCGGTGGTTCGTCGGCCATCGTGGCCGCCCTCGCCTCGGTCGTGCTCGCGGTCCTCTCGTACCACCTGATCGAAAGGCCTCTTATGACGAGTCCGGTTCGCAAGACCCAGCCCAGTCTGGTTATCGCTTACGGCGTCGCAGCATTCCTCGTCGTGGCTGCCTTGCTGGCACTGATGTGGTCCAGCATCAGGACGAGCGGTTCCGACGCCCCCGAGCCGTCGGGCTCGGTCACGGCGCCGCCGCGAACCGATTGGGTCGTGTCCGTCCCTGCTGACGCCGTGCCGGCAGACCTGACTCCGAGCCTGACGGAGGCTTCGTCGGCGCCGGTCTACGACGGGGACTGTCTAGGCGTCATGAACCTGACGGATAAGCCTGTGTGCTGGGCCGGTGATACCGGCTCGGAACGTGACGTCATCCTCTTCGGGGACTCGCACGCGGCCCACTTTGTGCCGGCGCTGGACACGATCGGCAAGGAGAGGGGGATGCGCGTGATGCCCATGGTGCTCAACGCTTGCCCATCCTTGCTGATACCCGTGGACCACCTGCCCGACGGCACGGCCAACCCTTACTGCGACAAGTGGCGGGAGCACCAGCTGGAGATCCTCGCGGACTCCGATCCGGAGGTCATCATCCTGTCTAACCAGACCCACCTCTACGAAGATCTGACGGCGGATCCGGACGCCGACCCTGCCCAGCTGCTCGAGGAGGGATTGTCCGGCCTGCTGGACCGTCTGCCGCAGGGAGTTCCTGTCGTGCTCATGAGTGACTCCATCACCTGGCCCGAGACGCCCGTCAACTGCCTTGCTGAGCACCTTGACGACGCCACAGCCTGCTCGTTGCCGCGTGATCACGAGCCTCTTTACACCGCAGCGTCCTATGCCGAGTTCGTGGGGGGTCGTGAGAACGTCCGGGTCGTCGACACCCTCGACCTCACCTGTGCGGATCAGTGCTACGCGCTGACCGACAGCTTGCTCATCTACCAGGACACCGACCACTTCAGTCAGGCCTTCGTGAAGTGGCTCACCCCCGCCCTCGAGGGCGCCATCTTCGGGAAGTGA
- a CDS encoding NAD-dependent epimerase/dehydratase family protein, which translates to MNILITGGAGFIGSNLARQALEAGHDVSVLDDFSTGLHSNLENLDLRLIEGSLLEPTLLERAMSGTDAVVHLAALGSVPRSVQRPLPTHHANATGTLAVLDRAVQGGQHVIVASSSSVYGANRKQPKQEHDWVAPMSPYAVSKLASEHYALAFQECYGLPVLPFRFFNVYGGAQRADHAYAAVVPLFIDRLLRGLPLPINGDGSQSRDFTYVGSVCRIVLDAIERRVTSTSPVNLAFGGSTTILELAQLLGELAQVEPVLEHRQPRAGDVPASQADDALLRALFPEQEPVELRAGLEATLQWFNAELEAERRVPGQRS; encoded by the coding sequence ATGAACATTCTCATCACCGGCGGAGCCGGTTTCATCGGCAGCAACCTGGCTCGCCAGGCGCTGGAGGCGGGGCACGACGTCAGTGTGCTGGACGACTTCTCCACAGGACTTCACAGCAACCTGGAGAATTTGGACCTGCGTCTCATCGAGGGCAGCCTCCTAGAGCCGACGCTGCTCGAGCGGGCCATGTCGGGCACCGATGCTGTCGTCCACCTCGCGGCTCTCGGCAGCGTCCCTAGGAGCGTGCAGCGGCCACTGCCGACGCACCATGCCAACGCCACCGGCACGCTGGCGGTGCTGGACCGCGCGGTCCAGGGGGGCCAGCACGTGATCGTCGCCTCTTCGTCATCCGTCTACGGAGCGAACCGCAAGCAGCCCAAGCAGGAGCACGACTGGGTGGCGCCGATGAGCCCCTACGCAGTGAGCAAGCTCGCGAGCGAGCACTATGCGCTCGCCTTCCAGGAATGCTACGGCTTGCCGGTGCTCCCGTTCAGATTCTTCAACGTCTATGGTGGGGCGCAGCGCGCCGACCACGCGTATGCGGCTGTCGTGCCGCTGTTCATCGACCGCCTGCTACGGGGTCTTCCTCTGCCGATCAACGGTGATGGGTCGCAGTCACGCGACTTCACCTACGTGGGATCCGTCTGCCGGATCGTCCTGGACGCGATCGAACGGCGGGTGACCAGCACATCACCGGTCAACTTGGCGTTCGGCGGTTCCACCACGATCTTGGAGCTTGCTCAGCTCCTTGGTGAGCTGGCGCAGGTCGAGCCAGTGCTGGAGCATAGGCAACCCCGCGCGGGCGACGTCCCGGCATCGCAGGCTGACGACGCGTTGCTGAGGGCGCTCTTCCCCGAGCAGGAGCCCGTGGAGTTGCGTGCCGGGCTCGAAGCGACCCTGCA